Part of the Natrialbaceae archaeon AArc-T1-2 genome, GAGAAAGTCTCGTCGGTCGAAGAGCACCTCGGACGCCCGGCGTCGAGTCGGGACGACTGAACCGCCTGACACAGAAAGCGGAACACTCACCAGACGGGTTCGCCAAGGGAGCGTATGAGCCAGCGTAGTTTCCAGGTCGAAGGAATGGCCTGTGCCGGCTGTGAGGACGCCGTCGTCGACGCGTTGACCAGCTTATCCGGCGTCGAGGACGCTGAAGCCAACCACGAGACGGGCTCGGTCACCGTCGACTACCGGGACGACGAGGGCGATGCCGAGACGATCGCCGACGCGATCGAGAACGCGGGATACGACGTTGCTGACTGACGCTGTCAGAAGCCGTCGACAAACTGTTTTATCCGGGGGGCCGAAACGACGGGACATGGACAGTCTCAACCGAACGGCGATCGAACTGGTCGACGAGGCCCTCGAGTACGCCGAAGAACTCGATATCGGCGCGTACGAACTCGAAAACGAGGCGACGGTGCTCGATCTCGGCCTCGAGTTCGACGGCGGCGTCGAGGCCGGGCTGTTGGCGACCGAGATCCAGACCGCCGGACTGGCGACGCCGAACCGGTACCTCGCCGAGATCGGCGATGCGTCGATCCCACACGTCGAGCTCTCGACCGACCAACCGGCGCTGTCGTTGCTCTGTTCCCAGAAGGCCGGCTGGGAGCTCGCGACCGAGGACTTCGAGGGGTTAGGAAGCGGCCCGGCCCGGGCGCTGGTCGCCGAGGAAGAGGAGTTTCACCGAGTCGGCTACACCGACGCGTTCGATCTGACGGCACTCGCCGTCGAGACCGACACCCAACCGACCGCGGCTGCCGCCGCACAGGTCGCCGACCTCGCCGGGGTCGAGACCAGTGGCGTCTTCCTGCTTGCGTACCCGACTGCGAGCGTCGTCGGCAGCGTCACGAACGCCGCTCGCGTGGCCGAACTGGCGACGTTCCGGCTATCAGAACTGGGGTACGATCCGCTGGATATCGTCTCCGCGAGCGGGCGAGCACCCGTCGCACCCATCGCAGGCGACGAACGCGGGGCCATCGCACGGACGAACGACGCCATCGCCTACGGCGGCAGTGCCCATCTGATCGTCCGCGAGGAGTTCGATCGGTTCGACGAGATCCCCTCGACGGCCGCCGACGACCACGGCGAACCGTTCCGGGCGATCTTCGAGGACCTCGAGTGGTCGTTCGAGGAGACGCCCGCGGAGCTGTTCGCGCCCGCAACCGTCACGGTAGACGTCCTCGGCGGCTCGACGTCCGTCTACGGCGAGAGAAACGAGGAGCTGCTCGTCGACTCGTTCGGTCTGTGAGTTGGCCGCGAGTGGCTCAGTCGGCGGGGTAGACGTCCGTGACGGTGCCGACGCCCTTGCTTCTGCCCTCCCGGAAGACGAACTTCTGGCCCGGCTCGAGGTAGTACGGCCGGAACTTGAACCGAACCCGCGTTTTGCCGGTGTCGCCGGGTAACAGTCGTCCCTCCTCGGGGTAGAAGGCGGCGGCCTCGCCGATCGTCTCGAGGTGGACGACGGGCTCGTAGCCGTCGCCGATCCGGGTCGGGTGGTTGAGCACCATCACCTCGGCTTCGAACTCCCGCACCGGATCGGGGTCGGCGCTTGCGGGTAGCAAGACCATGCCGCGCTCGAGGGCGCTCTCTTTGATGCCTTTGAGCGCGATGCCGACGATCCGACCCGCCCTGGCGCGGTCGACGCGGTGGTAGTGCATCTCGATCGAGCGGACCTCGACCTCCTCGAAGTGACCGTCGGGCATCGGCCCGAGCAGGAGTTCGTCGCCGGCTTCGACCTCGCCGGCCATGACGGTGCCGGAGGCGACCGCGCCGACGCCGGTCACCGAGTAGCTGCGATCGACGTACATCCGGAACGCGCCGTCGTCGCGTGCGGTCTTCGGGAGGCGATCGAACAGCTCGTCGAGCGTCTCGAGACCGTCCATCGTCACCGCGCTGGTCTCGACGATGGGGACGACGGTGTCGCTGATCTCCTCGACGGCGGCGTCGACGCCGTGGCGGTCGACCCGAAGCGGCGACTTGTCGACGTCACGAAGAAGCCGTTCGACTTCGCGGGAGACCTCGGCGACGCGGTCGTCGTCGACGAGATCGGTCTTGGTGATCGCGACCATCGTCGGCAGGTCGGTCGCGAGCAAGACGCCGAGGTGTTCCCGGGTGGTCCGGGTTGGGCCGTCGTCGGCGGCGACCACGAGCAGTCCGTAATCGAGTTTCTGGCCGACGAGCCCGCGAATCGTCGTGCGAAGCCACGGCTCGTGGCCGACGGTGTCGACGAACGAGACCAGCCGGTCTGCCTCCTCGACGACCTGTGCGCGATCCTGCTTGCGGTCCGGATTGGGCACCCGGATCGGACCGTCGTCGTCGAAGCCGTAGACTGCGTACGAGAGGTCCGCCGAGAGCCCGCGTTCGACCTCGTGTGGCTGGACGTCGAGAAAGGCACGCGTTGCACCGTCGCCGTCGTCTTCCGTACCCGTGATCAGCGAACCGACGAGCGTGCTCTTGCCGTGGTCGACGTGACCCGCCGTTCCGACGACGACGTGTTCGTCGTCGGTCTCGAGGACGGCCCCGTCACAGATCCGCGCGACGCCGACGATGCCGCCGTCTCGAGGCGTCGACGATCGGTCGTTCGGCGCACTTTCGCCTTCGTCCTCGCCCGGAACGCCCCACGTCTGGACATCTTCGATGTGGGCGTCTGCCTCCTCTGCGAGCAGCGAGAGGACGTCCATCGTCTCAGAGAAGGTGTCGGGGTCGACGCCGGCGAGTCCGCCGTCGTCCGTGACGCCGAGAACGTACGTCGCCTCGCCGTCGCCCGAGAGGACGCGGTGTCGAAGCTGTGCGGCCAGACTCTCCCGTCGTCCGCCCTCGAGGTGGACGTCTCGCGAGAGTCGTTCTTTGAACTCTACACTGCCGCCGTCCTGTTCGCCACGTTCCAGGGCCCGCTCGAGCAGGGCCCGGTCACGGCTCATATCTCTCGGTAGAGACTCACACTGCAAAAGGCTTCTCGTGGAATGCTAACATAAGTCACCGTTTCGAGACCGCTCGAGTGCGTACGCGCCGTTCAGGACCGTCGCGTCGTCGAAGCGAGCGCCGACGAGCTGTACGCCGACGGGGAGGCCGTCGACCTCGCCGGCGGGG contains:
- a CDS encoding GTPBP1 family GTP-binding protein; the protein is MSRDRALLERALERGEQDGGSVEFKERLSRDVHLEGGRRESLAAQLRHRVLSGDGEATYVLGVTDDGGLAGVDPDTFSETMDVLSLLAEEADAHIEDVQTWGVPGEDEGESAPNDRSSTPRDGGIVGVARICDGAVLETDDEHVVVGTAGHVDHGKSTLVGSLITGTEDDGDGATRAFLDVQPHEVERGLSADLSYAVYGFDDDGPIRVPNPDRKQDRAQVVEEADRLVSFVDTVGHEPWLRTTIRGLVGQKLDYGLLVVAADDGPTRTTREHLGVLLATDLPTMVAITKTDLVDDDRVAEVSREVERLLRDVDKSPLRVDRHGVDAAVEEISDTVVPIVETSAVTMDGLETLDELFDRLPKTARDDGAFRMYVDRSYSVTGVGAVASGTVMAGEVEAGDELLLGPMPDGHFEEVEVRSIEMHYHRVDRARAGRIVGIALKGIKESALERGMVLLPASADPDPVREFEAEVMVLNHPTRIGDGYEPVVHLETIGEAAAFYPEEGRLLPGDTGKTRVRFKFRPYYLEPGQKFVFREGRSKGVGTVTDVYPAD
- the mch gene encoding methenyltetrahydromethanopterin cyclohydrolase produces the protein MDSLNRTAIELVDEALEYAEELDIGAYELENEATVLDLGLEFDGGVEAGLLATEIQTAGLATPNRYLAEIGDASIPHVELSTDQPALSLLCSQKAGWELATEDFEGLGSGPARALVAEEEEFHRVGYTDAFDLTALAVETDTQPTAAAAAQVADLAGVETSGVFLLAYPTASVVGSVTNAARVAELATFRLSELGYDPLDIVSASGRAPVAPIAGDERGAIARTNDAIAYGGSAHLIVREEFDRFDEIPSTAADDHGEPFRAIFEDLEWSFEETPAELFAPATVTVDVLGGSTSVYGERNEELLVDSFGL
- a CDS encoding heavy-metal-associated domain-containing protein; this encodes MSQRSFQVEGMACAGCEDAVVDALTSLSGVEDAEANHETGSVTVDYRDDEGDAETIADAIENAGYDVAD